Genomic segment of Aquarana catesbeiana isolate 2022-GZ linkage group LG02, ASM4218655v1, whole genome shotgun sequence:
gaatattcctgaactttgttttatctcagggttactgtgaaattgtgtgagtgcatgttatctcaacttGCATTTATTGAATGATTATACCAaagatgtaaatattgcagaatatacagcctcatgctacataaccaagctccatttcaagctaaataaactaaattaatgtatcttaaatagaaaactatctttagaggtttttactccaaaagcatttttttagagagagagagagagagagagagagagagagagagagagagagagagagagagagagagagagagagagagagagagagagagagagagagagagagagagagagagagagagagagagagagagagagagagagagagagagagagagaatatatataaacCATTCTTGCCACCAATGTTATGCAGGTTACTAGAGCCGTGGAACTCCCATGAATGAAACGCAAGTTGTAAAAACTATGCCCATGCTCTTCACCCTCTTCCTCCATTTAAAGAAACTTGTATACCTTCAGCTTTCcgttcatagaagctatagtatggcttctataaatagggacaggggcagaaaagtcAGGCACTGTCAGACTAACTACTAGTATTAAACCCTAAACCTTCGATTGTAATAATCCTTACAGGCTGTGGCTGCATTTGCTTTGTTATTTTAGGCTTTCCCatttaattttcacctggtgatccagccagatacttcctgtcttagggcaTCTACACTGGGAGGTGGAGCAACTAAAACTTTTTGACAGCAGCACTGTTAACCTGGGGAGAGGAGAGTACTAAATGTAttagatttagatgcactaacaaattgaagccaaactctagtcaacactttaaaatgtttcctattttccagaaaaaaaaaaaaaaacctatgcagtcaaggggccccagtagatAACTTTATGAAGCTGCACAGATTTGTTTAATCTTCCATTGTTTTACTTGTAAGCTTTTTGGATCCCCTCAGAAGACTGGCTATTAAAATTTCTAGTTAGCAATCTTCACATCCTAATGTTTTGCTAGGATGTGAAAACCATTGGATGCACAATAAACAGCACTGCAGAAGTGAAAACCCACAGCCCTAGTAACGAGACAGGCCATGGGGAGTTGCCAACTaggaatttaaagtggagttccacccaaaaatggaacttccgcttatccggttcctcctcccctccagtgtcacatttggcacctttcagggggggaggggagcaggcatttgctcccacttccgcaaATGTGCAGCGCCACTCGTgcaagcgcagtagggaaccaggctgctcAGATTTTTAAATATCTTTTGGGGCCCTTTGACTGCATAGACTGCATTTTCTGGAAAGGGTGGACCTatcccttaaagaggttgtaaacctcatgACCAGACAAGAGACAAGAAACagaaacaagggcagaagatggaaagatggaaaaaaaaaaaaaaaaaagactgaaggtcAGCTTTAAATTGAACAGTGTCTATAAACCATCCTTCtatattttcaatttttaaaaatgaGCCAAACTTTAACATGTGTGTCCACCTGTGTAAAATTATCCATTCACCAGAAGTACATGACCTTTCCATTTCACGTCTCATGCACCTTTAGGCCCCTTCAcatgggctttctgatcaggtccgcctgccagtttttcaggcggacctgatcagatggtccattcacccctatggggcagcggatgtcggGGGCGACATGTGcgctgacacccactgctatccgatcCGTTATGCCAAATCCATACGGATGGTGACCCCATTTTCCATCcttctggcagatcggatgaaaaaacggacaggcggtctgtttttatccgatctccacatagaggagagtgggactgacagttccgtctcagcacagtgagcagagacagacctgtcatccacctactgaacggggatcagcagagcgatcccccactgagcaaagtggAGTCCTTCGAGCGGACCACCCATGTAAAAGGATCCTGGGGTATCGCCCGACCACTAACTTTTCATGGATATAGTTTTTCAACGTAGAAGTCTTTCACTGTGTGgagaaatttatatatatttttatatatatatatatatatatatatatatatatatatatatatatattttgaatttcAAACAAATAAAGGGGAACTTGCATCCAAAGTCTTGGATCTGTGGGTGAACATTTTAAAAAGGACTGTAGTCGTATAGTTACTTTTGAGATGCAGATTGTTTAAAACAGCGGAAGATATACACATTTTAAAGCGTGAAAATTTTTTCATAGGTCTTAAGATAACAGTATCTAAAACGTCAATCTTACCCAAGAGGGGTGGCCCAAGAAGAACAGGGCAACATTCCACAATTGTCACCAGTCCAACGGCACTGGAAAATCTCTGTGCACCAACCAAATCCATTAAGGTTTCAAAAAGGACAGAGCTAAGCCagccaaaaaaaaagccaaagaatgCAGCATAGATTGCAAAACCAGTATAATCAACTGATAAAGGTGCCAACAGGTGGCATACTCCATTAAGGAGCACAGCCACCGCAAAGAAATATTGCACCTTAGGTCTCACCAACTTGGTATTTGCCACAATCCCCATAGAAGGCCTTGCAACCATATCTACAAAGGCAAGGATGGAAAGCAAAAAGGCAGCACGCTCTGGAGAAATGTCTTTGCTTTTTGCATAGTTACTAAGAAAGACTAAAGGTGCAAAGAGTCCAAAGAACATGATTGTATGTCCAGACAAATAGATCAAGAATCCTCTATGAGTAAAAAGggtgaagtccaaaaacgtgttcATTGTCTGAAAGCAAGTTGGTTTTGTTTTTGCTGTGCCATCAATAAGGTCTTTGTTGGCATCTTTGTCTTCTTTTGAGTTGCACTTTCCAGCTTCCTCCAATACTTCCTTTGTTACTTTCTTTTTCAAATCCTCGGGCTTTGGTCCAATGGGGCGCATCAAGGAGCCTGCAACGCAACAATTGAGAAGAAGTCCTCCCAGGATCAAAAAGCTTCCTCTCCAACCAAAGATACTGTAGAAGTATTGGTTTAAAGGTGCAAGAGTTGACAAAAATACAGGACTGCCTGCCATTGCAATGCCATTAGCAATCGGTCTTTTCTTGAAGAAGTATTTGCCAATCATTGTTAGAGCTGGATTTAAGTTGAAAGCAAGACCAAAACctgcggagaaaaaaaaaaaataaataaatttaagcaTACTGGttgaggggagggaaaaaaaaaaaaaaaaaaaaaaaaaggaaagtgcatTTAGTGtttttacttggagcctgtaaagcattgaacCACCTACACTCGCCATCACAATTTAAAAGCCGCGTGGCCACACGGAGCTACACTCTCCACACAACAAATGTCATTTATTCAGAGTTCTGTAAATGAATCAATTACAAGTACCATTGGCCAATGGTTTGTAGTTCCCACTGAACTGCGAGGGTGCTGTGAGCACTCGTGTAATCATTTCTTCCTGAAATTCAGTAACTGCTTGCCCATATCAGGTACGAGCATACAGTCTACCGATGCTTTGCAGAGTCCTGGCATTGCTACCACAAACTGCtgagttctctctctctctctctctgtgggaggaattgtaccccattgctGGAATCACTTGGAGGAAttgtcccctatcattggtgttattggaagAAATTgttccctatcgttggtgtcattgtgaggaattgtgccccacgttgatgttaatggggggggggagattatgtcccattgttggtatcagtggatgaaatagcgCCTCGGTAAAAGGTACTACGGTAAAAACGCTGGAAAGGTCAGTGGGTCGTGAAGAGCTTTATTTTGCCCTGAATTTAAAACCGGGTAGGCAGGGAGGAGAATAGTTAGGCCTTTCTTCCAATTTAAAGCTAAAATTTAAGCATGATTTTCGTTGCGTAGTCACACTGGTATAGCTACATCTCAGTCCTGACAGGGCAGCAGTGCCAAGCAGGCAGCGACTACTACGCAGAAGGGCAAGCAAAGGAAACCCAAAAGACCGCTGCCATCATGTAGCAGTGTCGACTATTAGCGATATGTAGCTTCCACAGGGATCAGTCAGGTGGAAAATATGCATACTTCTATTGGCCTAAAGGTGGATCAATGCAACTATAAGATCGATCATATCTAAACCTCACCTTTAAAAATGGCACGAAAATCATTTTGGTATGTCAATACCAGtgcattccaaaactttaatttgATCTGGTCACAAAACGTTCAATTACCCGGGACTTAAAAGGATTATGGGTATATATTAAATGGATTACAGAACTGCATtaatgtgtgcatttttttttttttttttttttttttttttttaaccatgcctACAGTTCAGTGTTAATAGTAGGAAAAGTTATTGCATGGTAAATCTGATATTCTTAATACTCTGTGTACCTCTCCTTTTGATATTCTCAAGTAATTAAAACATTAAAAGGCATGAGCAAGAAAGTTAAAGCACCACAtataggcggtccccgggttacaaacacgaTAGAGACTGTAGTTTGTTCTtaggttgaatctgtttgtaagttggaacaggtaccgtatatactcgagtataagtcgaaattttcagcctcttttttggggctgaaagtgcccccctcaacttatactcgagtcaccgccgtctgcctacatgatcagcgtgtcatgcaggcagacggcggccagcgtgtgctacatagcacttggcagcctctcactgttcaaaagccgcgcctcctcctcttcgtctgtgataggcagtcagtgtacagcctatcacggacattctctcatcctcgtctgtggtatgaggatgagagaatgtccatgataggctgactgctgggaaatggagttttctgcctatcatggacgaggaggaggcgctgcttttgaacagtgaatggccgccgcacaTGCTGATCAGTGCaaagcggcacacggaggatgcacaggacacaggtaggatgcacaggacacatggaggtatacagctgcagatgagcattgttgaccctctttttccacttacagtagctgctgcatttctcaccctcgtcttatactcgggtcaataagtttttcccatttttttgtggtaattagggcctcgacttatacggtacattttttttttttaagtgtagctccagccaaaaaatctatttgaaagcatagggaaggattatcacccctgtaacatttgttttgctgtctgtgcacctcttcagaagatttcacctcactttctgtcccaatgacaattggatttagaaaatttggggttatttaGGAAACAAGGAtgggtgataaaacatcagtggataCACCCTtatccccatattaactcttacaggagagaaattcccttcctaggggtagatttcatctcacttcctgttggctccttccatttgtaagtaggagtcgtttgtaagtcagatgtttgtaagtaggggaccgcctgtattcacAGAATAGTAGTTTACATAAAAGCTTGCACAAATGTCAGTtataaaaaggtggaaaaaagaCTCACCTCCAATAACACCAATACAAAAGTAGAGTTGGCTCACAGTGTTACAGAAAGAGGCGCCAATTAAACCAATTCCAGAGAGAAGACCACCACACATCATAATCGGTCTGCTCCCAAATTTATTCACCAATATACTGGATATAGGGCCTAAAAGAGAAAAGATTAAAAACAATTGTGTCCAAGTTGCTAAtcacaaaaataaataagaaatccaTAACTTTAAATTTAGTAGCAGTCACTTAACACCGAAATAATTTATACAGCACATTTATTGCCCCCACgcctcccaaaaaaatggcatgtgtaACATAGCTGTAGTCTTGGTTAAGGCATAGaaaaaaatttgactttaaaaAATTGAACCCCATTCAATGACCATAATATATGATTCAATAAAATCCCACATCCAAAGTTAAAGcgtatctaaaaaaataaataaaataagatgatgattttacaggtaaatcaAATATCTTGAGATTACAGGACAGGCTTGATATTCATACATCCTGGGTTATAGGTTAGTACCTTCAGGTGACTCGACATtggcaaagcttttgaggacatTATATAGAAcatcctgtgagcctccactaacaataataaaccaataaatcctcATTTACCACTTTAAGCTGATTCAAAATGTCTCAAACCACGTTAAAAGTACTAAAATAGCattaaaaacgctgcgctatcaaaaaggtataagcaaaaagcctctgcactggtaaaaatatatcctctacaccgtggtaataataatgtataaaatatataatgaaaaatatataaaaatgacacGTGCTTAATAGCTGCAAGCGGTAAACATGTCTCAAACCATGTAAAAATATTAAGATCGCattaaaaacgctgcgctatcaaaaggtataagcaaaaagtctctgaactgaaaaaaaaatatcctcTACACCGTAGTAGTAATAATGTATAAAATGacacgtgcttaatagccaaataaagtgacaatgtccattcatatagtgataaaaaatttttttaaagcaaataagtccatggaaatttaaatagatccaaatactggaattatgaAAGTGCTTAAGTGcttaagcgggggtccacctatcttttttttttttagttcattcataaacttttcttctcagcattacatactcgcatattgtgtgtaatatgtccgcctgtgttagatttcgtcggaaagaataacttatattattcactgcaggcggtttccatcttcattgtgggcatttgaagcccacaagcatttatttcctggatgtggtgaatgctgtgctcccagcattcaccgctccttcccgcacatgctcagtggcatcctgggaagcctgagactagctcccaggagtctgggagaggctagaaacacgcctactcccacgggaggagaaccaggaagtgcaaagaagaatagaaaaataaaaaggtaattacggcgatttaaatttttttaaacggcatgtcagcatctaggcaaggaagagaatacatacagatattgttcaaaatttgggtggaactccgctttaagtgcactgcacaaagttcaaattgatccaatttacaggtgctccacactccatgctattcagtatgctgtgaaagtgatgcgataatcagacgctgtgttctcTCAGGTGCTCCCtcccatgtaatgaaggctcaccttaaggtgtgtgaccttgctgttaagcttggtcaatacacgctttggaaccactacagggttcaacaGTGCGTCCTGGATCAATCGCTCTGGATTTTAatcaaccagtctgccaactgaccaaattaacctgttcaACAGTTTGCgttaacaggggtttagttagcacgcatttgcaaacgcatggataagctgcaaggcctcttcatggcaccctgtgtataTCATACACAGGAAAGAGATGCCAGATGCTGAAATGACCCAAAGGGCACTTAGTGGTCCACAGAGGTTTTGAAGCATCTGTGCGCTTTTAGGTATATTCTAAGCAGGCTGTTGTGTTGTCAGTGCAGCAAAAATGGCTAACATTTTACTAATTCTGCTGAGTGTATGGGAGCACCCTTTATTTCCAATAGGTGTCACagctaccccaacgcaggtggtcagatactaggggtgcaacggatcaaaaaactcacggttcaaatcgttcctcggatcagagtcacggatcggatcattttcggatcagcaaaaaagaaaaaaaaaaaaaaggcaagacaaataaacataagtgttgtctttttgtttattaacatttttaaattacttgatctcccccactgctgtaatatccacgtcatctcccccaccaccatgtgtaccaagatggccgccgccccggagctaggccgaagccgcgacctTTCCTAAGGCTGAGGCAGCGGAGCGCTGCGGGGTGTGctgatccgaacaggttgacccgttcaGATCACGGATCGgggacgatccgttgcacccctatcagacactatagctggctaatGAGTTCcttacctatagcagccccctttccca
This window contains:
- the SLC16A1 gene encoding monocarboxylate transporter 1, with the protein product MPPAVGGPVGYTPPEGGWGWAVVIGAFISIGFSYAFPKSITVFFKDIEAIFGATSSEVSWISSIMLAVMYAGGPISSILVNKFGSRPIMMCGGLLSGIGLIGASFCNTVSQLYFCIGVIGGFGLAFNLNPALTMIGKYFFKKRPIANGIAMAGSPVFLSTLAPLNQYFYSIFGWRGSFLILGGLLLNCCVAGSLMRPIGPKPEDLKKKVTKEVLEEAGKCNSKEDKDANKDLIDGTAKTKPTCFQTMNTFLDFTLFTHRGFLIYLSGHTIMFFGLFAPLVFLSNYAKSKDISPERAAFLLSILAFVDMVARPSMGIVANTKLVRPKVQYFFAVAVLLNGVCHLLAPLSVDYTGFAIYAAFFGFFFGWLSSVLFETLMDLVGAQRFSSAVGLVTIVECCPVLLGPPLLGRLNDMYGDYKYTYQACGIVLIVAAFYLIIGMTIHYRLLAKEQKAEEKKRSQEANGEAEHKVNNELSVLPQNSDDVVKEEESNI